Proteins found in one Maridesulfovibrio sp. genomic segment:
- a CDS encoding Gfo/Idh/MocA family oxidoreductase, protein MKVAVIGTGSMGQNHVRLYSDIPECTLVGIADKDTEQLAKLKALYGGNIYTDYRELIEKEKPDAITIALPTKHHLQATMDCLEAGIHVMVEKPIAKTVEEAKQMIAKAKECGKVLQVGHIERFNPAITQLKERLAEGQLGKIFTIHSRRQSPYPGRITDVGVASDLATHELDMMRYIAQSDVKTMTAEVSKVMNTNNEDIVFGLLRFENNILGVLDVNWVTPTKIREISITGQNGMFTVDYLNQNLTFNSNYAAEQNENKSDWFKAKFGVAEGDFTRFRVEKREPLRVEIESFLECCRSNSIPLVTGEDGLESLTLALKIVACGTNCKCKR, encoded by the coding sequence ATGAAAGTAGCAGTTATCGGTACAGGAAGCATGGGTCAGAACCATGTTCGCCTGTACTCGGATATTCCCGAGTGTACTCTGGTAGGAATCGCGGATAAGGATACGGAACAACTGGCCAAACTAAAGGCTCTTTATGGTGGTAACATTTATACCGATTACCGTGAGCTGATCGAGAAAGAAAAACCCGATGCCATAACCATTGCCCTGCCCACTAAACATCATCTGCAGGCTACCATGGACTGCCTTGAAGCAGGTATCCACGTCATGGTTGAAAAACCTATCGCCAAAACAGTGGAAGAAGCAAAGCAGATGATCGCCAAGGCTAAAGAATGCGGTAAAGTTCTTCAGGTTGGGCATATTGAAAGATTCAACCCAGCTATCACTCAGCTTAAAGAGCGACTTGCAGAGGGGCAGCTTGGTAAAATATTTACCATTCACTCTCGTCGCCAGTCCCCATATCCGGGAAGAATTACTGATGTTGGAGTTGCGAGCGATTTAGCGACGCATGAACTCGATATGATGCGTTATATAGCGCAATCAGATGTCAAAACCATGACCGCTGAAGTTTCCAAAGTCATGAACACTAATAATGAAGACATTGTCTTCGGACTCCTGCGTTTTGAAAATAACATTCTCGGAGTTCTGGACGTAAACTGGGTTACTCCTACCAAAATCCGCGAAATTTCAATTACCGGACAAAACGGTATGTTCACAGTAGATTATTTAAACCAGAACCTGACCTTCAACTCCAACTACGCTGCGGAACAGAACGAAAACAAAAGTGACTGGTTCAAGGCTAAATTCGGTGTCGCTGAAGGCGATTTCACAAGGTTCAGAGTAGAAAAGAGAGAGCCTCTGCGGGTCGAAATCGAGTCTTTCCTCGAGTGCTGCAGGAGCAACTCCATCCCGCTCGTAACCGGTGAGGATGGTCTGGAATCACTTACCTTAGCCCTTAAGATTGTTGCTTGCGGGACAAATTGTAAGTGTAAACGCTAA
- a CDS encoding glycosyltransferase: protein MRIAHIGNLCNLGFIYCSFLRKMGVDAHLYIHEKMDVTPIQWDGFEDETNASWIHRYPRNPLAMVLNQIPLGLELAEYDLVHSWCCSLLPPLELILTLKGTPYFGYATGSDLREAALTNTLNGIRIRRHFRNAAHVAHHHDDPLIEAAEKIGLKGCSVLKFPVGETAPKDYDVNPDRETVFFMPSRFHFTPTEEGQVYFKNNDRFLRAFGKYISNGGKARLIALRRGGDLEAALKMIKDMGIGEFITWKEEMTPYELAKSFYDCDVVVDQFTGLSYPIPGGMIPLEAMAHGTPVIASFDEERNRAEYGTAAPILHALTEKEIYERIVQCEDKEFVKQQGLTSKKWVTENHGWKTIMTQMTDRYSKAIQKS, encoded by the coding sequence ATGAGAATAGCCCACATAGGAAATCTGTGCAATCTTGGTTTCATTTACTGCTCATTTCTAAGGAAAATGGGAGTTGATGCGCACCTGTACATACACGAAAAAATGGATGTAACACCTATCCAATGGGATGGTTTTGAAGATGAGACTAATGCCTCATGGATTCACCGCTATCCGCGGAATCCGTTGGCAATGGTTTTAAATCAAATCCCCCTCGGACTGGAACTTGCTGAATACGATCTGGTGCACTCTTGGTGTTGCTCCCTGCTGCCCCCGCTCGAACTGATTCTTACCCTGAAAGGGACTCCCTACTTTGGCTACGCTACAGGCAGTGATTTAAGAGAGGCAGCCCTGACCAATACACTGAACGGCATCAGAATCAGAAGACATTTTAGAAACGCAGCCCATGTTGCCCATCACCACGACGACCCGCTCATTGAAGCGGCCGAAAAAATTGGACTGAAAGGGTGCAGTGTACTCAAATTTCCAGTAGGCGAAACAGCCCCAAAAGATTACGATGTTAATCCGGATCGTGAAACTGTCTTTTTCATGCCTAGCAGATTCCATTTCACTCCCACCGAGGAAGGACAGGTTTATTTCAAAAACAACGATCGTTTTTTACGGGCATTCGGCAAATATATCAGTAATGGGGGTAAAGCGCGACTTATAGCCTTACGAAGAGGCGGGGATCTTGAAGCAGCTCTCAAAATGATCAAAGATATGGGTATCGGGGAATTTATCACTTGGAAAGAAGAAATGACCCCTTATGAACTAGCCAAATCCTTTTACGACTGCGACGTAGTTGTTGATCAATTCACCGGATTATCGTACCCAATTCCCGGTGGAATGATTCCGCTCGAAGCTATGGCCCATGGAACTCCTGTAATCGCCAGCTTCGATGAAGAGCGTAACCGTGCAGAATACGGCACAGCAGCCCCTATCCTGCACGCCCTCACTGAAAAAGAAATATACGAGCGCATTGTTCAATGCGAAGACAAAGAATTTGTAAAACAGCAGGGTCTGACCAGCAAAAAATGGGTGACCGAAAATCATGGCTGGAAAACAATTATGACCCAGATGACCGACAGGTATTCGAAAGCTATCCAAAAAAGTTAA
- a CDS encoding ketoacyl-ACP synthase III, whose protein sequence is MTDFIKRVEYYLPEQTIDCLKLDKDKPDWGIADKLSKTGVRLLHHAAKDESTLDIAEKAARKALEGLEELPDTLIVCTQTPDMMLPHCSAMLQDRLKLPTSTKCFDINLGCSGFGYSLATAYSYLESGLSKRVLLVTADNYSKIISPDDPKCFVLFSDGASACIIDKPEKKPVFHFGTDGSRNQAIKCKNSGISVVTENKAGDPIPAPRFEMDGYGVFLFTLGTIPDEISKLLEKADLELDDIDLFVFHQASRFVLESIGKKLNIPEEKMVIDLEEVGNTTSSSIPIAIKRATEKGRLQKGQKIMIFGFGIGLSWSGAVFDY, encoded by the coding sequence ATGACTGATTTCATCAAGAGAGTTGAATACTACCTGCCGGAACAGACTATCGACTGCCTTAAACTCGATAAAGATAAACCGGACTGGGGAATTGCTGACAAATTATCTAAGACCGGTGTACGCCTGCTCCACCATGCGGCAAAAGACGAAAGCACGCTTGATATTGCGGAGAAGGCTGCACGTAAGGCTCTGGAAGGTCTTGAAGAACTCCCGGACACTCTCATCGTCTGCACCCAGACCCCGGACATGATGCTCCCGCACTGTTCGGCCATGCTGCAGGATAGATTGAAACTGCCTACGTCTACAAAATGCTTTGACATCAATCTAGGCTGCAGCGGCTTCGGCTATAGTCTCGCAACTGCATACAGTTATCTTGAGAGCGGACTTTCCAAGCGGGTACTTCTTGTCACGGCGGATAACTATTCAAAAATAATCAGCCCTGATGATCCGAAATGCTTCGTCCTTTTTTCAGACGGCGCCAGCGCATGCATCATCGATAAACCGGAAAAAAAACCTGTATTCCACTTTGGAACCGATGGGTCCAGAAATCAGGCCATCAAATGCAAGAATTCAGGAATTAGTGTTGTTACCGAAAATAAAGCTGGAGACCCAATACCTGCTCCCCGGTTTGAGATGGACGGTTATGGAGTTTTCCTTTTTACTCTTGGCACAATTCCAGATGAAATAAGCAAGCTTCTTGAAAAGGCCGATCTTGAACTTGATGATATCGATCTTTTCGTATTTCATCAGGCCAGCCGTTTTGTATTGGAGTCAATCGGTAAAAAGCTGAACATTCCAGAAGAGAAAATGGTCATCGATCTTGAAGAAGTAGGCAATACGACTTCATCCTCTATCCCTATTGCTATAAAAAGAGCGACGGAGAAAGGACGGCTGCAGAAAGGACAGAAGATAATGATCTTCGGCTTCGGCATTGGTCTGAGCTGGAGCGGTGCAGTGTTTGACTATTAG
- a CDS encoding SDR family oxidoreductase, producing MIIVVGASSSIGKQLLPDLLKIDKVLGTTTSIEKLAEFESSPNFSSLELDLADKDSIEAACSIFSKLKGKVTFLNLSAVSIDKLFMSYTQDEWDLAMNLNLNSGIRLIQSLIPVMMRAKWGRIISTSSIVAHNCPAGTAAYAASKAGLIAMTKTLAHEYGRFGITANTLTLGYFDSGLTRSINEKMQQEIMKRIPRGAFGSCTDISHAINFIIKTDFLSGSEITIDGGYN from the coding sequence ATGATAATAGTCGTCGGAGCATCAAGCAGTATCGGCAAACAGCTACTACCGGACTTGTTGAAAATTGACAAAGTACTGGGCACAACAACATCCATAGAAAAGCTGGCCGAATTTGAATCCAGCCCGAACTTCAGTTCCTTGGAGCTAGATCTAGCTGACAAAGACTCCATTGAAGCGGCTTGTTCAATTTTTTCAAAGCTTAAGGGTAAAGTCACTTTCCTGAACCTGTCTGCGGTGTCCATAGACAAACTTTTCATGAGCTACACTCAGGACGAATGGGATTTGGCCATGAACCTGAACCTCAATAGTGGGATAAGACTGATACAATCCCTGATTCCGGTGATGATGCGAGCAAAATGGGGCAGAATCATATCCACCTCATCCATTGTTGCCCACAACTGTCCTGCCGGGACAGCTGCTTATGCCGCAAGCAAAGCAGGACTGATTGCGATGACCAAAACCCTTGCCCATGAATACGGCAGGTTCGGCATAACAGCCAACACCCTTACTCTTGGGTATTTTGACTCCGGATTGACCAGAAGCATCAATGAAAAAATGCAACAGGAAATTATGAAACGAATCCCGCGCGGGGCTTTCGGCTCATGCACGGATATTTCCCACGCCATCAATTTTATTATCAAAACCGATTTTCTTTCCGGGTCGGAAATAACAATAGACGGCGGCTACAATTAA
- a CDS encoding AAC(3) family N-acetyltransferase has protein sequence MLLSLYRKLAYWAYEKYTPQRARKAAVEASYKQSRGYNQSFETGSIDPAIIAPSLAEQGLKPSDTIFIRTSLTAASAFRGGVVAYLKALMEYFKDGNIVMASYTFDKGPIMYLAENPLFDPDKTVDRLNLVSEFFRRQPDVYRSIHPTHSLVAWGKDASWLVADHHKSDFCYAPDSPVARLYHLNAKELSVGVYPTSVSYHYVEQFIPKNAPGFHDLDIPIMCRVMIDGKEELLPFKETDAFARFQAHYKVLKGTDAQPQKHLFDNKLDFYTLDLNKQLATMKDLVASKRYWHTEPSRLKNIIFKNVIKPLILLAFFDKRNNALYPVKGPES, from the coding sequence ATGCTTTTATCACTATACAGAAAATTAGCCTACTGGGCCTACGAAAAATATACCCCGCAAAGAGCCCGCAAAGCGGCTGTAGAAGCCAGCTACAAACAGTCGCGGGGCTATAATCAATCCTTTGAGACCGGTAGCATCGATCCTGCAATTATCGCCCCGTCATTGGCAGAGCAAGGACTTAAGCCTTCAGACACAATCTTCATCCGCACCTCGCTGACTGCAGCCAGTGCCTTCAGAGGCGGAGTTGTAGCCTACTTGAAAGCACTTATGGAATACTTCAAAGATGGCAATATCGTCATGGCCTCCTACACCTTTGATAAAGGGCCGATCATGTATCTGGCGGAGAATCCCTTATTCGACCCGGATAAAACAGTAGACCGCCTCAATCTAGTCAGTGAATTTTTCCGGAGACAGCCTGATGTATACCGCAGCATCCATCCCACCCACTCTCTGGTCGCATGGGGAAAGGATGCATCATGGCTGGTAGCCGACCATCATAAATCTGATTTCTGCTACGCCCCGGACTCACCGGTCGCCCGGCTTTATCATCTGAATGCAAAAGAACTTTCAGTTGGGGTATACCCTACATCCGTATCATATCATTATGTGGAGCAGTTCATTCCTAAAAATGCCCCTGGATTCCATGACTTGGATATTCCTATCATGTGCCGTGTAATGATCGACGGGAAAGAAGAGTTGCTCCCCTTTAAGGAAACGGACGCCTTTGCCCGTTTTCAAGCCCATTACAAAGTTCTAAAAGGAACGGATGCTCAGCCGCAAAAGCATCTTTTCGATAACAAGTTGGATTTTTACACTCTTGACCTGAATAAACAACTTGCAACAATGAAAGACCTTGTTGCAAGCAAAAGATACTGGCATACCGAACCGAGTAGGTTAAAAAACATAATTTTTAAAAATGTGATAAAACCTTTAATTTTACTGGCATTTTTCGACAAACGCAATAATGCGCTCTATCCAGTAAAGGGGCCGGAATCATGA
- the pseI gene encoding pseudaminic acid synthase, giving the protein MFSFKNLGKVLIIAELSANHNQDKQRALDIIKAAKEAGADAIKLQTYTADTLTLDCNNEYFQIKGTIWEGMTLHDLYKEAYTPWEWHAELKDYAEELGLIFFSSPFDASAVDFLETLNVPLYKVASCELVDIPLLEKIGSTGKPVLVSTGMGTLSEIEEAVTTLKNAGAPEIALLKCTTAYPAPPEETNLATIPHMAQTFNCLSGLSDHTMGISVSVAAVAMGARIIEKHFTLSRADEGPDSSFSLEPHEFKDLVDSIRVTEKAIGSISYSLTQKQKESIIFRRSLFVAEDIARGEKFTPENVRSVRPANGLHTRYYSEVLGQKAQKDLKKGTPLEWKHIS; this is encoded by the coding sequence ATGTTCAGTTTTAAAAATTTAGGAAAAGTTTTGATCATCGCGGAGCTTTCTGCAAACCATAATCAGGATAAACAGCGGGCTCTGGATATTATAAAGGCAGCTAAAGAAGCCGGGGCTGATGCCATAAAACTACAGACCTATACAGCCGACACCCTGACTCTGGACTGCAACAACGAGTATTTCCAGATCAAGGGAACCATCTGGGAAGGAATGACCCTCCATGACTTATACAAAGAGGCTTATACGCCGTGGGAATGGCATGCAGAACTCAAAGATTATGCTGAAGAATTAGGACTCATATTCTTTTCATCCCCCTTTGACGCAAGTGCTGTTGACTTTCTTGAAACACTGAACGTCCCTCTTTATAAAGTCGCGTCCTGTGAATTAGTTGATATTCCCCTGCTCGAAAAAATCGGAAGCACGGGGAAGCCGGTTCTCGTCTCAACCGGAATGGGCACCCTTTCTGAAATTGAAGAAGCGGTGACGACTTTGAAGAATGCAGGGGCACCTGAAATTGCTCTGCTGAAATGCACCACCGCCTACCCCGCTCCCCCGGAAGAAACGAACCTCGCAACGATTCCGCACATGGCCCAGACATTTAATTGTCTGTCAGGATTATCCGACCATACAATGGGAATCTCGGTTTCAGTTGCGGCGGTAGCCATGGGAGCACGAATCATTGAAAAACATTTCACCCTTTCAAGGGCTGACGAAGGTCCTGATTCGTCCTTTTCCTTGGAACCGCACGAATTCAAAGACCTCGTCGACTCCATCCGCGTAACGGAAAAGGCTATAGGCTCAATCTCGTATAGCCTGACTCAAAAGCAAAAAGAGAGCATAATATTTAGACGCTCCCTGTTTGTCGCCGAAGACATAGCCAGAGGAGAAAAATTCACCCCGGAAAACGTTCGGTCAGTCAGGCCGGCTAATGGTTTGCATACCCGTTATTACTCTGAAGTCTTGGGCCAAAAAGCTCAAAAAGACCTCAAAAAGGGTACTCCTTTGGAGTGGAAACATATTTCTTAA
- a CDS encoding WbqC family protein produces the protein MKVAMMQPAFLPWQGFFALIQSSDLFIFLDDFQFSIQSHHQRNKLLIDFDTPGWYTVTVKKKEAFQKKINEVSPFDDTNWRVKTAKRIQQNYGKSTYFKPVFEIISRTLEQEGSLAEINIFFIKEVSKYLGWEPRFINSSSLTVDGRRSERVINLLKATNATEYLSAYGSFSYMQEDHFVDKTDIIPFFLKYEPGQYAQSNTQEFISHLSIADALFNIGPQATAELIEKSTSWLSWQEMAAQGI, from the coding sequence ATGAAAGTAGCTATGATGCAACCGGCATTTTTGCCATGGCAAGGCTTTTTTGCCCTCATTCAGTCATCAGATTTATTTATTTTTTTGGATGATTTTCAATTCTCCATACAAAGCCATCACCAGCGCAACAAGCTACTGATCGACTTTGACACCCCCGGCTGGTATACAGTCACGGTTAAGAAAAAAGAGGCCTTCCAGAAAAAAATTAATGAGGTGTCCCCCTTTGACGATACAAACTGGCGGGTGAAAACAGCCAAAAGAATCCAACAGAATTACGGGAAAAGCACTTACTTCAAACCCGTATTTGAAATCATCAGCAGGACTCTGGAACAGGAAGGCTCACTCGCCGAGATAAACATCTTTTTCATTAAAGAAGTCAGCAAATACCTAGGATGGGAGCCCAGATTCATAAACTCTTCCAGCCTCACCGTTGATGGACGCCGCAGCGAACGAGTAATTAATCTGTTAAAAGCAACAAATGCTACGGAATATCTAAGTGCATATGGTTCTTTCAGCTATATGCAAGAGGATCACTTTGTGGACAAAACAGACATAATTCCTTTTTTTCTCAAGTATGAACCAGGACAATACGCCCAGTCCAATACGCAGGAGTTCATATCGCACCTTTCCATTGCAGATGCCTTGTTCAACATAGGTCCGCAGGCAACAGCCGAACTGATTGAAAAATCGACATCATGGCTGAGTTGGCAAGAAATGGCCGCTCAAGGCATATAA
- the pseG gene encoding UDP-2,4-diacetamido-2,4,6-trideoxy-beta-L-altropyranose hydrolase — protein sequence MFAPTTASLKDKELIIRADADPRIGIGHVMRCLALADEWIGRGGKAVLVGKIEGDPIKERIKSFAVDMVELEASYPESSIDLTTLLEQTATAPEGSWIVLDGYFLDHEYQRRVMESFQNLLVIDDYCHHEKYFAAAILNPDPGAELFDYPVDRKTALLTGPEYALLRKEFRSTGQDKNRTVTGVRKVLITMGGADAENVSLTALKALDKIEEKLDITVVAGPANPHKNSLDDFGKQSKQMINLLSNVQNMAELITAQDLVISAGGSTCLEVCALARPLVIAVTAENQSAFSNELANYGAAINTAELNDESEERIFEAVNNLIGDDNLRQALIDKASRIVDGLGTARIVDFLNSPVPSPKDNI from the coding sequence GTGTTTGCGCCGACGACAGCCTCACTAAAAGACAAAGAGCTGATAATCAGAGCCGATGCCGATCCTAGGATCGGCATCGGCCATGTTATGCGCTGCCTTGCCTTAGCTGATGAATGGATTGGTAGGGGGGGGAAAGCCGTACTCGTCGGTAAAATCGAAGGCGATCCCATCAAGGAAAGGATCAAAAGTTTTGCAGTAGACATGGTTGAGCTTGAGGCCTCATACCCGGAATCTTCCATCGACCTGACAACCCTACTTGAGCAGACAGCCACGGCACCTGAGGGAAGCTGGATCGTTTTAGACGGTTACTTCCTCGATCACGAGTATCAGCGCAGGGTAATGGAGTCATTCCAGAATCTGCTGGTAATTGACGACTATTGCCACCACGAGAAATATTTCGCAGCAGCTATACTTAATCCCGATCCGGGAGCTGAGTTATTTGACTACCCCGTAGACCGGAAAACAGCACTGCTGACAGGGCCGGAGTATGCTTTGCTACGCAAGGAATTCAGATCAACTGGGCAGGATAAGAATAGAACTGTGACCGGCGTAAGAAAGGTTCTCATCACAATGGGCGGAGCTGATGCGGAGAATGTCTCACTTACAGCTCTCAAAGCGCTGGATAAAATTGAAGAAAAGCTGGATATCACAGTCGTTGCCGGACCGGCCAACCCGCATAAAAATTCGCTGGATGATTTTGGAAAACAGTCAAAGCAAATGATCAACCTGCTTTCCAACGTACAAAACATGGCTGAACTTATTACGGCACAGGATTTAGTTATAAGTGCAGGTGGTTCAACATGTCTGGAAGTATGCGCTCTTGCCAGACCGCTGGTAATTGCTGTCACTGCTGAAAACCAATCCGCTTTTTCAAATGAGCTGGCCAATTACGGGGCAGCAATCAATACAGCAGAGCTGAACGATGAGTCAGAAGAAAGAATTTTTGAGGCCGTTAACAATCTCATCGGAGACGATAATTTGCGGCAGGCTTTAATCGATAAAGCATCCCGAATTGTCGACGGGCTTGGAACAGCAAGAATTGTAGATTTTTTGAACAGTCCCGTGCCTTCACCAAAGGACAATATATGA
- a CDS encoding glycosyltransferase family protein, whose product MKVTAIIQARMTSSRLPGKILMEVMGKPLLQLMIERTLAAECVDSVVLATTDNPEDDPTEKLGRELGVKVFRGSEDDVLGRFYQAAKQYGGEHIMRLTGDCPLIDPDLLDQLADFYFNGKFDFASNCEEPTLPDGLDAEILSFKTLEEAHAKAERPSHREHVTLFVCDHPEMFKIGSWLNGTDYSSLRWTVDNAEDFEAVKAIIERLLPVKQDFRMMDAVNMIRNNPEITAVNSHINRNEGLAKSLAEEME is encoded by the coding sequence ATGAAAGTTACGGCCATCATACAAGCCCGAATGACATCTTCCCGCCTGCCCGGAAAGATACTCATGGAAGTCATGGGAAAACCGCTTCTGCAACTGATGATCGAAAGGACGTTGGCTGCAGAGTGCGTTGATTCCGTTGTTCTTGCCACTACCGATAACCCTGAGGATGACCCTACTGAAAAGCTGGGCAGAGAATTAGGGGTGAAAGTATTCAGAGGTTCGGAAGACGATGTTTTAGGCAGGTTCTATCAGGCGGCAAAGCAATATGGTGGTGAGCACATCATGCGCTTGACCGGAGACTGTCCGTTGATTGACCCGGACCTTCTGGACCAGTTGGCAGACTTTTATTTCAACGGGAAATTCGACTTTGCCTCCAATTGCGAAGAACCGACTCTGCCGGATGGTCTTGATGCAGAGATCCTTAGCTTCAAAACTTTGGAAGAAGCTCATGCAAAGGCTGAACGTCCCTCACATCGCGAACATGTAACCCTGTTTGTCTGCGACCATCCGGAGATGTTCAAAATAGGGTCATGGCTTAACGGCACCGACTATTCATCCCTACGATGGACAGTGGATAATGCGGAAGATTTTGAAGCGGTCAAAGCAATCATAGAACGGCTTCTGCCTGTAAAACAGGATTTCCGCATGATGGATGCGGTCAACATGATCAGGAATAATCCCGAAATAACAGCCGTAAATTCACACATCAACCGCAATGAAGGGCTAGCCAAGTCGCTAGCTGAAGAGATGGAATAG
- a CDS encoding aminotransferase class III-fold pyridoxal phosphate-dependent enzyme encodes MNNKLSESLSAQKKAINKIPGMCQLLSKRPDMFSLNVWPAYYSKSEGAKVWDLDNNEYLDMSIAGIGACVLGYADQEVDDAVKSAIANGVASSLNCYEEVELAEKLCDLHPWADMVRYSRSGGEAMAMAVRIARASSGKDVVAFCGYHGWHDWYLAANLGTENALGEHLISGLNPAGVPKGLTGSSYPFCYNKIEELEEIVAKNKGKLGVIVMEPLRSCDPEPGFIEAVRKIADEEGAVLIMDEISAGFRYTTGGAHLVKHKVSPDMAVFSKALGNGYAISAVIGRESVMQAAQKTFISSTNWTERIGPAAALATIRKHKRENVADHLVSMGTQVMQGWKKLGDKYGFDLHVGGMEAMSHFSIEHPDFLSLKALFIQHMLDKGFLASNLCYIMHTHTQEHIDTYLEACDSGFKLIREAMDKGDVTSRLKGNPSVAGFKRLS; translated from the coding sequence ATGAATAACAAACTATCAGAATCTCTTTCAGCTCAAAAAAAGGCAATAAACAAAATTCCCGGCATGTGTCAGCTTCTTTCGAAGCGACCGGACATGTTTTCCTTGAACGTCTGGCCCGCATACTACAGCAAATCCGAAGGTGCTAAAGTATGGGATCTTGACAATAACGAATATCTGGACATGAGCATTGCCGGAATCGGAGCCTGTGTTCTCGGATATGCTGATCAGGAAGTTGATGACGCCGTCAAATCAGCCATTGCGAACGGTGTTGCATCTTCATTGAACTGTTACGAAGAAGTGGAACTTGCCGAAAAGCTATGCGACCTGCACCCTTGGGCAGATATGGTCCGCTACTCCCGCTCGGGAGGCGAAGCAATGGCCATGGCTGTAAGGATTGCCAGAGCATCCTCAGGAAAAGACGTTGTTGCTTTCTGTGGTTACCACGGCTGGCATGATTGGTATCTGGCAGCCAACCTCGGCACAGAAAACGCTTTGGGCGAACATCTTATTTCAGGACTCAACCCTGCGGGTGTCCCCAAAGGCCTTACCGGAAGTTCATACCCGTTCTGCTATAACAAAATCGAAGAACTTGAAGAGATTGTAGCCAAGAACAAAGGCAAACTCGGCGTTATCGTCATGGAACCCCTGCGCAGCTGCGACCCTGAACCGGGTTTTATCGAAGCGGTCAGGAAAATAGCTGACGAAGAAGGTGCCGTCCTGATCATGGACGAAATTTCCGCAGGATTCCGCTACACCACAGGAGGAGCGCATCTAGTGAAACACAAGGTTTCGCCAGACATGGCAGTCTTCTCCAAAGCTCTTGGCAACGGATACGCCATTTCTGCTGTTATCGGCCGTGAATCAGTCATGCAGGCTGCGCAGAAGACCTTCATCAGTTCCACCAACTGGACTGAAAGAATCGGCCCCGCAGCAGCTCTGGCCACAATCAGAAAACACAAAAGAGAAAATGTTGCCGACCATCTTGTATCAATGGGTACCCAAGTAATGCAGGGCTGGAAAAAGCTGGGAGACAAATACGGTTTCGACTTACATGTCGGCGGCATGGAAGCCATGAGCCACTTTTCAATTGAACATCCGGACTTCCTCTCGTTGAAAGCTTTATTCATCCAACACATGCTTGATAAAGGTTTTCTGGCCTCAAACCTCTGCTATATCATGCACACCCATACTCAGGAACATATTGATACATATCTTGAAGCCTGTGATTCAGGTTTCAAGCTAATTAGAGAAGCCATGGACAAGGGTGACGTTACCTCCCGATTGAAAGGCAATCCCTCTGTGGCCGGTTTCAAAAGACTCTCGTAA
- a CDS encoding aldo/keto reductase, whose amino-acid sequence MSKNDLSRLVLGTAQLGMSYGIANDAGQPDQKMADAIVEAAWQNSGCEFDTAQAYGESEIVLGKSLKNLGLTAKAKVISKPSPELSFTEPGSLLSAMNQTLENLNMESIYGYMFHKADYLEIWDKGLKEQTEELRARGLAQKIGVSVYSPEDAVRAVETNGIELIQLPSNIFDRRFENSGVFEKAIDSGKTIYVRSVFLQGLMFMDETTLPKYMSFAAPYLEKLDGLVRESGLSIQELALGYAAKAYPQAKILTGAELPEQMNENIAHFNCEFTEELVGKIKRTFSTVPEKILNPVLWGT is encoded by the coding sequence ATGTCGAAAAATGATCTTTCCCGCTTGGTACTGGGGACAGCACAACTCGGAATGTCATACGGCATAGCCAACGATGCAGGTCAGCCGGACCAAAAAATGGCCGATGCTATTGTCGAAGCCGCATGGCAGAATAGTGGATGTGAATTTGATACCGCTCAGGCATACGGAGAGAGTGAAATTGTGCTCGGCAAAAGCCTGAAGAATCTAGGGCTTACCGCTAAAGCCAAAGTCATCAGCAAACCCAGCCCCGAGCTTTCCTTTACTGAACCGGGAAGTCTGCTCAGCGCTATGAACCAGACTCTGGAAAATCTGAACATGGAATCCATATACGGCTATATGTTCCATAAAGCGGATTATCTGGAAATTTGGGATAAGGGGCTTAAGGAACAGACAGAAGAACTACGCGCGCGCGGACTTGCACAAAAAATCGGTGTTTCCGTCTATTCTCCGGAAGACGCAGTTCGCGCCGTAGAAACTAACGGGATAGAACTAATTCAGCTGCCTTCAAATATTTTTGACCGCCGTTTTGAAAATTCAGGGGTATTTGAAAAAGCTATCGATAGCGGAAAGACCATTTACGTTCGCAGTGTTTTTTTGCAGGGATTGATGTTCATGGATGAGACAACCCTTCCTAAATACATGAGTTTTGCTGCTCCATACCTTGAAAAATTGGACGGACTAGTCAGAGAATCCGGGCTTTCCATTCAGGAACTGGCCCTTGGATATGCAGCAAAAGCTTACCCGCAGGCTAAAATTCTCACTGGAGCGGAGCTTCCGGAACAGATGAATGAAAATATCGCCCATTTTAATTGTGAATTTACGGAGGAACTGGTTGGAAAGATAAAAAGGACTTTTTCAACCGTTCCCGAAAAAATTCTTAACCCGGTTTTATGGGGGACTTGA